The following is a genomic window from Dermatophilaceae bacterium Soc4.6.
ACGGCGCTCGGGGCCACGCTCTACCTCCCGGCGACGCGCCCTCACCTGACCGACGACCTGCTGCGGCAGGGGGCTCGCGGCGTGGTGAGCGCGGTGGTCTGCCTGGAGGATGCGATCGCCGACTCCGAGGTCGAGGGCGCGCAGGCGCACACGATCACCTCGCTGCGCCGGCTCGCCGAGCGGCTGGCCACGGCCGACGCGACCGCCCCGCTCGTCTTCGTCAGGGTGCGCCACCCGGAGCAGATCGTCGACATCGCCACCGCGCTGGCCGAGCCCCCGGCGCCGGGGGGGTCGGACGTGCTCGCCGGCTTCGTGCTGCCGAAGTTCACTGCGGCGTCGGGGGCCGGCTTCCTGCAGGCCCTCGCGCACGCCTCCCGCGCCGTCGGTCACCCGCTGCTGGCCATGCCCGTGATCGAGTCGCCCGAGGTCGTGCACCTCGAGACGCGCCACGCCGCGCTGGCGGGGGTGGCGGCGCTGCTGGCCCAGCACCGCGACGTCGTGCCCGCGGTCCGCATCGGCGCGACCGACCTGTGCGCCGCCCTCGGCGTGCGCCGCTCGCGCGAGCTCACGGCCTACGACATCGGGGCGGTCGCCGCGACCATCTACGACGTCGTCAACGTGCTGGGGCGGGCCGACGGCACCGGGTTCGTCATCAGTGGGCCCGGGTGGGAGTACTTCGCCGACCGCAGCCGGCTCTTCAAGCCCCAGCTGCGCGAGACCCCGTTCGCGGCGCTGACGGGCCCTGACCTGCGGCACGCCCTGATCGACCGCGACGTCGACGGTCTCATCCGCGAGATCGTGCTCGACCAGGCGAACGGGCTCACCGGCAAGACCGTCGTGCACCCCAGCCACGTGCCCGTCGTGCACGCGCTGTCGGTCGTCTCCCTCGAGGAGCACTGCGACGCGCTCGACGTGGTGGGCCAGCAGGCCCGTGGCGGAGGGGTGCTCGCGTCGGGCTACCGCAACAAGATGAACGAGTCAGGGCCTCACCTGGCGTGGGCCGAGCGCACCCTCGTGAGGGCGCGGATGTACGGCGTGGCCCGCGAGCAGGTCGGGCCCGTCGACCTGCTCGCCGCGCTCGACGCCTAGCGGACGCGCTCGGGCCTCGCCCAGAGCGGCACCTCGAGCCACGACCGGATGCCGAGGGCCCACTGCGGCGGCACGCCCGGCCGCGCGGCGGCGTCGGCCAGGCCGGTGATGGCGTCGAACCGGCCGTACATGCCGAGGAGGTAGAGGTGGCCCCGGGTCGATACGTCGGGCTCGGGGCCGGGGTCGGTCATCAGCGCCAGGGCCGACCGTCGCACCATCTCGACGACGTCGTCCGGGCCGTAGCCCTCTGGGGCCGTCTGCATCGGGGTCTGGGCGTTCGCGACGCTGACGAGGGCCTGGGTGGCGCGGGTCGGCTCGGTCGACGGGTCGAAGGCGAGCTCGAGCATCCACGGCACGGCCGTGGGGGGCAGGAGCCACGCCAGCACCGACAGGGCCTCGTCGATGACCGGCTCGCGGTCCTGCTCCAGGGCCCAGCGCAGGGCTCGGGCATAGGTCTCGCCGACCACGTCCCGCTGGGGCGAGAGCATCAGGAGCGACAGCGCCGTGCCCCGTGAGTCCTCGGCGCTGAGGCCGGCCGCCGTGCGCAGCAGGGACGCGAAGACAGGGTGCAGGGCGCCGCGCGGGCTCTGGGCGGCGGCGAGGCGCCGCTCCACCTCGTCGGCCAGCGTGGTGACCTGCTCGTCGCCCAGCGCACCTCCGTGCTCGATGATCCGCCCCACCCGGCGACGAGTCGTCTCGGACAGCAGATCGGCGACCACCGTGCATCGCTCGGGTCCGTCGAGCACCTCGAGGAACGAGGCCGCAGAGCGGTGCACGCGGTGCGACGCCGTGCTGTCGTCGAGTGCCTCGACGGCGTACCGACCCATCTGGGTGAGCTGCCGAGGTGAGACGACGGCCTGGTTCACCATGCTGCGGGCCATCCACATCAGGGAGAAGTGGGCGGCCGGCCCGATCGGGTTGCGCAGGTGACGCAGCACGAGCTCGACCGGCTCCGGGCCCGGCACCGCGAGCAGGAGCCCGAGGGTCTCGCCGTAGACAGGGGCCACGGGGTCGCTCAGCACCTCGTCGACCATGTCGAGCACCGCCCGGGTGCTGCGCGGGTGCGAGGCCAGGGAGAGCTTGGCCACGTCGCGCAGGATGTAGTCGAGGCCGGTGCTGAGGGAGGCCTCGAGGGAGACCCGCCGCAGCAGGTGCGTCCAGTCGTCGCGGCGCAGGAAGGTGGTGGTGACCGAGCCGAGGTGGGTCGAGAGGGTGCGCCACTGCAGCGGGGTCATCCGGTCGTCGGACCGGGCGAGGTCGAGCAGGTCGTCGGTCTCGTCCTCCCACGTCGGGGGCCGCACCGGCACCAGGTACGGCTGGGCGGTCGTGAGCTGACGCTCGCGCGCGAGCAGGTCGACCATCGTGAGCAGCTGCCCCTCGGGCAGCCCGAGCACGACCTCATACCGTCGCACCTGGGCGTGGCTGACCGACGTCGTGCCCGACTCCCAGCGGCCGATCTGCGCGC
Proteins encoded in this region:
- a CDS encoding HpcH/HpaI aldolase/citrate lyase family protein, which gives rise to MQIVGHRSQRHFAHLPQGVREGIFAHAPEPFDVSSPLGDVGTALGATLYLPATRPHLTDDLLRQGARGVVSAVVCLEDAIADSEVEGAQAHTITSLRRLAERLATADATAPLVFVRVRHPEQIVDIATALAEPPAPGGSDVLAGFVLPKFTAASGAGFLQALAHASRAVGHPLLAMPVIESPEVVHLETRHAALAGVAALLAQHRDVVPAVRIGATDLCAALGVRRSRELTAYDIGAVAATIYDVVNVLGRADGTGFVISGPGWEYFADRSRLFKPQLRETPFAALTGPDLRHALIDRDVDGLIREIVLDQANGLTGKTVVHPSHVPVVHALSVVSLEEHCDALDVVGQQARGGGVLASGYRNKMNESGPHLAWAERTLVRARMYGVAREQVGPVDLLAALDA